TCCAGGCCAGTGCATAGCCGATGGCGATCAGGGGGCCGGCGAAGCGGGAAAGTACGCGTAGTCGCATGCCGGGATGTTACACGCGGGGGACACCTTTCCGGCCCCTGGCTTTTGTCCATGCGCACGCGTGCGGTTTGCCTGTTACATTCTCGTCATGCCTAGAATCGTCTTAGTAGATGACCACGCCATCGTTCGCGAAGGGTTCAAGCGACTCATCGAGTTGGAGCCCGATCTCGACGTGGTGGCCGAAGCACGCAACGCCGACGAGGCCGTCGACGCGGTGACCCAGCAACGCCCCGACCTGGTGGCGGTGGATCTTTCGCTGCCGGACGGCAGCGGCCTGCCCTTGATCGAGCATCTGGCGAGCATTGCGCCGGACATGCGCATCGTGGTGCTGAGCATGCACGACGGCGAGCCTTACGTATCGGAGGCCCTGCGAAGGGGAGCGCGGGGGTACGTCACCAAGGGCGTGGCCCCCGAGGAACTGGTGGCTGCCGTGCGTGCTGTGCTTTCGGGTGAGCAGTACCTGAGTTCGGACCTGCGTGAGCGCCGCTCGTCTCGGCCGTCCACCGAGCTCGATCCGATCAGTCGCCTGACGGCGCGCGAGCGAGAGGTGTTCCTGTTGCTGGCGGCGGGGCGTGCGCCCAAGCAGGTGGCGGCCGAGTTGGGGATCGGGCAGAAGACGATCTATATCCATCGCGCGGCGGTGATGAACAAGCTCAATGCAGGGTCGGAGCTTGATCTTTATCGGATGGCGCAGGAACGCGGCCTGATCCGGGCCTGAGGTAGGTCCATTCGCGGACTCTGTCCGCGATCAGCCCTGTGCGCGGTCCAGCATCTTCTTCGCGTGCGCCCGGGTTTCCTTGGTGATTTCCACGCCGCCCAGCATGCGCGACAGCTCGTCGCGACGGC
This window of the Luteibacter aegosomatis genome carries:
- a CDS encoding response regulator transcription factor, translated to MPRIVLVDDHAIVREGFKRLIELEPDLDVVAEARNADEAVDAVTQQRPDLVAVDLSLPDGSGLPLIEHLASIAPDMRIVVLSMHDGEPYVSEALRRGARGYVTKGVAPEELVAAVRAVLSGEQYLSSDLRERRSSRPSTELDPISRLTAREREVFLLLAAGRAPKQVAAELGIGQKTIYIHRAAVMNKLNAGSELDLYRMAQERGLIRA